Below is a genomic region from Candidatus Chlorobium masyuteum.
TTCCGCTGTAGCACTCAACGCCGTACCTTCCGGCAATATCTCTCAAGGCCCTGCTGCTGGAGAGGTTGTTTGCCACAGCGCCACGGTGCTGTTTGAGATAAAAGTCTGCGCAGGCTACAAGGGTATACTCTTCGCCGAACAGAGTCCCGTCTTCACAGATGAGTGCGAGCCGGTCGACATCCGGATCAACAACAATGGCAAAATCGCATCCGCTCTCTTTGAGTCCGGCGATGGTTGCCGAAAGATTCTCCTCAATCGGTTCAGGATTGCGGGGGAAGAGGCCGCTACCGCCGCAGGCAACCGGAACAATATGCTCCATACCGAGCTTTTTGCACAGCTTCGGCACAACGGCATAACCGGCACCCTCAACACAGTCTACGAGCACCCGGAACTGCTCTTTTGCTATTGCTGCTGTATCAACAAAAGAAAGTTGCAGAATCTTTTCGATGTGCAGGTCGTCATAGCGATCATCATGGGTGATAACGCCGATATGATCCCATCCAGCCGGGCAGAACTGCTCCCTGTCTGCTATGGCAAGCAGCTCATCAACCTCTGTGGCAGTCAGAAACTCGCCAAGGTGGTTGAGCATTTTCAGCGCATTCCAGGCAACAGGATTATGGGATGCGGTAATGATCAGTCCTCCGTCGGCACATTCGGAGGTGACGGCAATCTCTACTGTTGGTGTTGTTGCGATATCAAGGTCGATAACGTCACAGCCGCAAAGCACCAGAACATTGCTGACAAGATCACCGATAGCCTTGCCTGTAGGCCGGGTATCCCTGCCGATGACTATCCTTGGATGTTTTGTCCGGTCATCCTTACGGCGAAGAATCCATGAGGCAAAGGCCATGGCAAAAGCGGTAAGATTTTTTGGGGTAAGGCTTTCACCGACTATACCGCGTATGCCGGAAACGCTGATCATCAGGCTCATAATAATCACTGAATGAATTGAAAAAGATCTGGCGCAATATAAGGAAAAAGCTCCGAGTTCTGAATGACGTTCCGAGTCGGAATGGAGCAGGCATGTACCTGGATCTGCGTTTACTGAAACCGGAAGAGAGTTGCAAGGCTTTTTCAGGATTTCTTGATACTCTTTTGATTATTTCCTCCTTTCTTCTATATTATATGCCCTTTGTTATTGAAGCAAGGAGGCTTTTGAAAAATTTTATATCCTAACAGCAACCGTATATGCCTTTACACAAATCGGCTGAAAAAAGACTGCGGCAGTCAGAAAGAAGAAATGCCAGGAACAGAGCAAGGAAAAAAGAGCTTAAAGTTCTTGTCAAAAATATGCAGAAACTGATTGATACCCGTGCAGACAAGGCGGAAGTTGAGGTCGCCTATCGTTCGGCTGTTCAGAAACTCGATCGTCTTGGCGTCAAGAACTATATCCATGCCAATAAAGCATCCAGAAAGAAGTCACAACTGACTCGTCTCTTGAACAGTTACGGCAAAGCCGAGTAAGCGTTGCATGCCTGCTTTCCGGTTCAATACTGATCTTCATTCTCTGACATCCGGCCTGAAAAATCCGTAACAGACGCTCTGTGAGCGGTTTTCAGTCCGGGTTTCCATTCCTTCTCTCATGTTTGCATATTTTCGTGGCAGGCTTGTTTCACTCCTGCCGGAAGAGGCGGTTGTAGAAGTTTCCGGGATTGCCTACCGGTTTCTTATCTCCGCGAGCACCAGCCGACAGCTGCCTGTACCGGGCAGTGAAGTATTGCTTTATTCCCATCTCTCGGTCAGAGAGGATGCCCATCAGCTTTATGGTTTTCTTACGGAAGCCGAGCGGCAGATGTTCCGCCTGCTTATACTGACTTCCGGCGTGGGGCCAAAGCTTGCTCTTGCGGTTCTTTCCGGCTTGCAGGTTGCGGAAGTTTATGACGCCATCCTGGCGAACACTCCTGAACGGCTTTACGGGATCACCGGTGTAGGCAAAAAGACCGCCGCACGCATAATTCTTGAATTGCGGGATAAAATCCTGAAACTGTCTCCTGCCGGGACTATTGCGGCACCGGCAGCACAGCTCTCCTCCCGGATGAGGGATGATGCAATCAACGCCCTTGTGACGCTCGGTTTCTCCAGAGTTACAGTACAGAAAGCTGTGGACTCCATTCTTGAAAAAAATTCCGCTCTCAGTGTTGAGGAGGTAATCAAATCAGCTCTTGTTTCAATTCATAACAGTTAGCAGATAACGGTGACCTATCAGGACGCGCTTGATTTTCTCTACCCGCTTCACCGGTTCGGCATAAAGCCGGGTCTTGACGTTGTGCGCTCGCTGCTTGATCACCTTGGTTCTCCCGAAAGACGTCTCGGTCTGGTGATTCATATTGCCGGTACGAATGGAAAAGGGACCGTTGCCGCCGCTCTTGCATCAATATTCCAGGCTTCCGGCAAAAAAACCGCACTTTACACCTCTCCTCATCTTGTTGATTTCAGTGAAAGAATGCGCATCAACGGTGAACCGATTCCCGGAGAGCGGGTGGCCTGTTACTGTTCACAGCTCAAAGAGCGAGCGGCCGATACTCCTTACACCTTTTTTGAAGCGACAACAGCGATAGCCTTTGCCTGGTTTGCTGATGAACAGGTTGATGTTTCCATTATCGAGACGGGCATGGGGGGGCGGCTTGATGCCACCAATATTCTGGATCCAGCCTATGCAGTTATTACAAGCATCGGGCTGGATCATACGGATTGGCTTGGAGAGACCCGCGCACTGATTGCGGAGGAAAAAGCGGCCATAATAAAAAAAGGGTGCAGGGTTTTTACTGCGGTTTCCGATCCTGAAGCTTTTCAGCCGATATCCTGGGTGGCTGGATTGCATGAAGTATTGCTCTTTGTCGCAGGTCAGGATGCGGTCTGGAGTGTTCTCTGTGCCGAAGCAGGAGCGCTTCAGCTTGATCTCCGGACGGCTTCAGGGTATTATCCGGCTCTTAAAGCGCCGCTGAGCGGATCGTTTCATGCCTCCAATGTAGCTCTTGCAGTGATGGTTGCCGAGGATGCCGGTGTTGCACCGGCATCTATCTATGCAGGTCTTGAACAGCTTTTACGGACCGGTTACCGGGCAAGACTGGAGAAGATAGGAGTGCATCCCGCCGTGCTCCTTGATGTATCGCACAATTCCGATGGCATGCGCCAGACTGTCAATGCCATAGCTGATTTCCGGAGCGCATACCGGGCTGTACACGTTATTCTTGGTCTGGCTTCGGACAAGGATGCCGTTTCGGTTATCAGGGAGCTTACCCGTCTTGACTGCGATTTTTATCCGGTCAATATTCCCTCGGAACGTAGCGTTCCCGCAGAACAGCTTGCCCTGTTATGCGTTGATGAGGGCAATGAGGCAAAGGTGTTTAAAACAGGAGGTGAGGCGCTCGGGTATCTGAGGGAGTATTCGAAACCTGATGACCTGATTCTTGTGACCGGATCATTTTATCTTGCAGGAGAGATTATTGCTTCAGGTTGCTGAAGTGTGCCGCGGTTTGAAGAGAGTTTTTTTACGGAAAAAGTTTTATATTTTAGTCAAGCCACATAAATGCTTCATTTACCCAAGAGAGACATCCGTTTCATAATTCCTTGTTGTGATTATCCCTTTTTCAATTATAGAAAGTCTTCCCCTGTCATCTTCTTTTTCCCTGCTTTCATGTTGCATGAAAACGCGTTAAAGCTAACTCCCGTCGAAGATGCGTGGTTTTGACCATGATTGTGGATATACCGTCCGGATATGACGGGCTATCCTCTTCTTTTCCTGTTTATTTTTTTGAATAACAAGCGTTGAATCCCATTACAATGTCGAACAATCCGGTTTTTAAAGGTCTGGACATCAATATGCTCCAGAAAAAGAAAGTTTTTGAGCTGCATGCTTTAGCCAAAGAGATTGGTGTTACGGCGGCAGGGTTGCGGAAGGAGGAGCTGATTTTCAAGATTATCGAAGCCCAGTCGCAGAAAAACAGCGATTCTGAAAGTGGCAATGTGATGGTCAATACCGGTGTTCTCCAGGTTATCCCGGAAGGGTACGGTTTTTTACGCTCAGCCAACTACAACTACCTCTCCTCTCCTGATGATATATATGTCTCTCCTTCGCAAATCAAGCGCTTCAACATGCGTACCGGTGATACGGTATCCGGCCAGGTCCGGGCGCCGAAAGAGGGTGAGCGTTTCTTTGCACTGCTGAAGATCAACACCATAGACGGCAACGATCCCGAAATTACACGGGAGCGCCCCTATTTTGAAAACCTCACCCCTCTTTTTCCCCGCGAACGGCTCAAGCTTGAAACCAAGCAGTCGGAATACTGCGGGCGGATTATGGATATTTTCACACCGATAGGAAAGGGACAGAGAGGCTTGATTGTTGCGCAGCCGAAAACCGGCAAGACCATGCTTCTGCAGATGATTGCCAATGCGATCATCAAAAATCATCCCGAGGTCTACCTTATTGTGCTGCTCATTGATGAACGCCCTGAAGAGGTGACCGATATGGCACGCAGTGTGCCTGCAGAGGTCGTCAGTTCAACGTTTGACGAGGATCCTGAACGCCACGTCCTTGTGGCTGATATGGTACTGGAGAAGGCCAAGCGGCTTGTAGAGGTTGGCCGTGATGTTGTGGTGCTGCTCGACTCCATTACCAGGCTGGCACGGGCTCATAATACCATCATTCCACACTCCGGAAAAATTCTCTCCGGTGGTATTGATGCCAATGCGCTGACCAAACCCAAGCGCTTTTTCGGTGCAGCCCGTAATATTGAGGAGGGGGGCAGTCTTACTATTATAGCCACAGCACTTGTTGATACCGGTTCGCGTATGGATGATGTTATCTTTGAAGAGTTCAAGGGTACCGGTAATATGGAGCTTCTGCTTGATCGCCGCCTTTCCGAACGGCGGATATTTCCTTCCATTGATATTCTCCGTTCCGGCACCCGCAAGGAGGAGCTGCTCTTTTCACAGGAAGAGCTTTCCAGAACATGGCTTCTCAGAAAATATCTTGCCGACAAAAATCCGATCGAATGCATGGAGTTCATGCGCGAGAAAATGGCCGACACAAAGGACAACAAGGACTTTTTCAAATACATGAATGCATGATTGTGCTCTCAAGCCGGATGGGATCGTATGCAACACCATTATAAAAAATGAATTACTGTTTAAGGATGAATTTGTATTTGCGCTTTTGAGAAAACTTCCTATATTATCTGCCTTTAAAACAAGTGGAAAGACATTTACTACATGCCCTGCGGAAAAAAAAGAAAACGTCATAAAATGGCGGTACACAAGCGCAAAAAGATGCGCCGTAAGAACCGGCACAAGAAGCGCTTGAGATACCAGAACAAATAAGTTCCGGTACGTCTGTACTTTTGTTATTGGTTGAGAATATAGCTCAGTCGGTAGAGCATCTGCCTTTTAAGCAGAGGGTCGAAGGTTCGAGTCCTTCTATTCTCACTGATGTGTATTGTTATTTCTGGATTTTGACAAGCCCGAGTGGTGAAACTGGTAGACACACTATCTTGAGGGGGTAGCGCCGAAAGGTGTAGGAGTTCGAATCTCCTCTCGGGCACTTGTTAATCATTAAAGCCGCGTTTTCGCGGCTTTTTTTTTGCATTTTTTCTTCTCCTTCGCTCGTATTTTGTCTATACAGAACCATCTCAAGGAAGATCGTTCTGTTCTAACAGTCAGGAATCAAGGGAACCCATCATGAATATTGCTGTATGTCTCTGTCAGGTGCCTGATAGTGCGTCGGTTATCGGTTTTGCTGACGGAGCATTAGACCGTTCGAGAATCAACGAGGTTATGAATCCATACGATGAGTATGCCCTTGAGGAAGCGGTGTGCCTTAAAGAGCGTATTGCGGGGAGTTTGGTAACCGTCTTCACTGTTGCTCCTTTGTCGGCTAAAGATATGCTGCGAAAAGCGCTTGCACTGGGAGCCGACCGGGCAGTTCTCGTGAGTGCAGCTGAACCCTCTGATCCCTATTTTACAGCCCTGCAACTGAAGAGTGCGCTGATGGAATTTTATGAAGGGATTTTACCCGACCTTGTTTTTTGCGGAAAAAGCTCTACCGACTTTCAGAGTGCAGAGGTTCCTTCAATGCTCGGAGCATTGCTGGGTATAGCATCGGTAAGCGGCGTTACCTCTCTGAATGTTTCGGGTGAGCATCTGCATCTTGAGCGGGAGATTGAGGGTGGTGTTGAGCAGATTGAGCTTCACTATCCGGTCGTGATCAGTGCCGAAAAAGGGTTGAATCAGCCCCGGAAAACAACGGTCAAGGCCGTCATGGAGGCCAGGAAAAAGCCGATAGATCTTTTAGCCGTGTCGGTTGACGGGGCTCCTCTGGTTCTCGTGAGTGACTTTAAAGCTCTTGAACGAAAAAAAGTATGCCGATTTGCAGAGGATGAAAAAGAGCTGGTACTGCTCCTCTCCAATGAATGTTCTCTTTTTTCGGCTGATTAATAAACCGTTACAATGACAAGATTTCTGGTGTTTCTGGAGCAAAGGGAGGGGGTTCTGAAAAAATCCTCTATTGATGCATGGAACAGGGTTCAGGAGATCGCGGCTTTATCTGCGGGTGCAATGGTGACCGGTCTTATTGCCGGCCCGGTGGACAGGCAGCCGATTGGCGATCTCCTTGCCGGAGACGGGGTCGTTTATCATGCAAATGAAGAGTTGCTCCGCCCGTACCGGCAGGAATTCTATACCCGTCTTGTTACCTCGCTGATCAAGCAGGAGAGTATTTCCGCACTCTTTTTTGCCGATTCATCTCTAAGCAGGGATCTGGCACCTCGACTTTCAGTCTTGCTTAAGGCTTCACTGCTCTCGGGAGATCTCCTTTTCAACCGGCAGGGGCATCCTGACGGTTCTTTCCGTCCGGTTTATTCGGGTCTGGCCACAGCTTCGTTCTTACCGCAGCGAAATATCACCATCTATAATCTTTCGCCTTCCCGGGGAATGGTCACCCGCTCTTCTGCCGACGGCACAATTCAGGTGCTGCCGATAGAGCTGCATCAACAAAGCAGCGATAACCTTCTTGCTGAAGTTCGCAGGATTGTTCTTCGCCAGAACAGCCTTGATATTGCCGAAGCCGGTATAATTGTTGCCGGAGGCAGAGGAATGGGGAGCAGCGCGGGCTTTGCCCTGCTTGAAGAGCTTGCAGCTCTTCTTGGCGGAGCAGTCGGCGCCAGCCGATTTGCTGTTGATGAAGGGTGGCGACCCCATGCTGAGCAGATAGGTCAGACCGGCAAAACGGTTGCGCCGCAACTCTATTTTGCCTGTGGAGTCTCCGGTGCTCCCCAGCATCTGGCAGGAGTTGCATCATCGGCAATAGTGGTGGCCATCAACAGTGATCATGATGCGCCTGTTTTTCAGGTTGCAGATTTTGGTATTGTGGGTGATGTGCATCTTGTGCTTCCAAAACTGATCGAAGCGCTAAAGGAATTTTTGAAGAAGAAATGATTAACTGTACCTTATGGTTAATAAATACCCGGATACGCTTTTCATTTGCGGGTATAACGTAAAATATCTTTTGTAAGCCGATGCGTAAACTTCAGGTAGATATTCTCGGACTTTCTACCAGTCCCCATACCAATGGAGCATATGCCCTCATTCTTTATGAGTTGGAGGGAAAGCGCAAGCTTCCAATTATTATTGGCGGGTTTGAAGCACAGGCCATTGCATTGAAACTTGAAAACATAAAACCCCCGCGTCCCTTTACTCACGATCTTTTCAAAAATATAGCCGATGCATTTCATCTGCACGTCAATGAAATCATTATTGATGAGCTGCATAATGAAACCTTTTATGCCAAGGTTGTCTGTGAGGTAAATGGTGAAGTGCATGAAATCGACGCCCGCCCGAGTGATGCCATTGCTATTGCGGTGAGGTTCAATGCCCCCCTTTTTGTTACCGAAGAGATTATGAATGAGGCCGGTATAAGAGAGGAGCAGAAGGAGGAGGGAGAAGAGGAGATTCCGGCTGAAGCCGAAGAGGAGATGCCGCTGGTATCGTCAAGTCTGGATGCACGGCTTGATGAACTTCAGAATGCGCTTAATGAAGCGATCAGCAATGAGAACTATGAAGAGGCGGCAAGACTTCGTGATGAACTGTCGCGCCTGAAAAGCAGCTCTTGAGATGGTATGTTTTTTTTGAAAAAAAAAGGAGGCTCGAAGCCTCCTTTTTCAAGTTCATCTGTTCAGATCAGAAGCTTACCCGAAGTCCAAGCAGAATACTGTTGCTTGAAAGTGCCGGATTGTCAACGGTTGTAAAGTAGCGATACCGTGCATCAAGCTTTACCTTGTCACCGATGGGAGCGGCAAGGCCGGCACCAAACTGGTATGCAAGGTTGGTATTGCTGCTACCCACAAAAGCAGTTGAAGCTTCAGCCACACCAAGTCCACCGGTTGCATAGAGATCAACACCGCCAAGGTCGAAATCAAAGTAGCCATTGCCCATGAGTGTAGCAACTTTCACATCGTCTGTGTTGGCTTTATAGCCGTTACTCTGATAGCCTACTTCAGCCTCAACCCGGTTGCTTCCGTAGTCACATCCAAGAGCAGCTGTTGCTGCCAGACCGGTGTCCAATAAGCCGCTGTTAATTTTCGAAGCGCCACCGAAAATGCTTACATACCTGTCAGCAGCCAGAGCAGGTGCAGCCGAAAGAGTAAATCCCAAAGCTGCGATAAGCAGTGAATAAGTTTTCTTCATCTTCTCTCCTGTGTATTTGGTTAAATTTCCGTACCGTATCATACTATAGAACATAGCTTAAATATATATAGTTCACTTTAATTTACAAATTACAGAAATATGATCATAGTTAATTTCATTCATTTGCCGTGCCGAAGCTGAAGAGGAGGCCCCATCCCTGTTTTGTCTTTGCCGGAATGCTTTTAACGGCATCAAATCCGTAACCGTAATCAAGACCTATCTGCCCGATAACCGGCAGGTAGAGTCGCAGGCCAAGTCCGGCAGATTTTTTCAGATCTGAAAAATTCACTTCCCCTTTGGAACGCCATAGGTTACCCGCCTCAACAAATGCAAGGCCATAGATACTTACCGATTGCGACATGGTAATAGGGTAACGCACTTCCGAAGAGAATTTGGAATAAATCTTTCCGGCATAGAGGGTGGAACTGGAGCTGGTGCTGCCGAGAGGGGAACCAAGACTCCGGTCGTCATATCCCCTGAGCGGGATGGTAGGAAGGTTGGACATACCGCTGCCTCCCATATAGAAATATTCAGTATAGGGGATATAGTCACTGTCACTGAATGTTGAGAGGTAGCCGTGCTGAGAGGAGAGGTTCAGCACCAGTTTTTTTGAGATCGGGAAGAACCAGCTGGAGTTCACCGATAATTTATAGAAATCAACCGAACCCGGAAGCGGGCCTCCGGCGAGCTGCGCCGTGAAGATATTTTTACTTCCCTTTCGGGGATAGATCGGGCTGTCGATACTGTTGCGGCCAAAAGTCTGCGTTATGGAATACTCATTGGCTTCTGTCGGGGCATCTGCAGGCAGATCGATAAAACTGAGAAATCCCCCTTTGCTGTTCAGATATTTCAGCTTCCAGTTGATGGAGAAATAGTCGTCAGGCCAGGTCAGTCGTCTTCCGACAGAGAGTGTTGTACCCAACTGGTCAATGACCGTCGGGTTGTCGACGCTGTCATCGGTATAATCGTATGCACTATGGGTTTTGAAGGCTGAAAACCCTACGTTTGTGGGGCCGCCGAATGCCCATGGTTCAGAAAATGAGAGGCTTAGCGTGTTATAATTGTAGCTGCCAAACTGCCATTGCAGTCCGAGCTTCTGCCCGTCACCGTGCGGCAGGGGGTTGTAGGCTTGCGGGTTGAAGATATCCTTCAGGGAGAAGTTATTGAAGGTGACACCAAGTGCGCCGGTGAAGCCGGTGTTCCCGTATCCTACCGAAGCGTTGAAGGTGTCGGTCTGCTTTTCCGTTACATTGTAGGTCAAATCAACCGTGTTGTTTTCCGGGTTCTGCTGAACGTCCGGTGATATCCGGTCCGGCTCAAAGTAGTTGAGCATGTTGAGCTCCCGGATACTGCGCACCACATTACTGCGGCTGAACATATCTCCCGGTATCGTGTAGAGCTCACGGCGGATCACATGGTCCTTCGTTTTGCTGTTGCCTTTAATGTTGACGGTATTC
It encodes:
- the bamA gene encoding outer membrane protein assembly factor BamA, producing the protein MKKTQPLITLVLTALALNFTVNTVEAKTRTKVTEPAKAIEAKQNSFTVAKISFVGLETLSEQELTASLPVKVNDRITIPGTELSGAMQYLWQLQRFSDISVEKNDLGQGRISLKFTVHELRILDKVTFEGNRKYKSDELLTKTALVAGQKISEQDLLTAANKIEKLYATKGYLTAGAEFTLKDNGKNHVAAHFTISEGSKVAIEKITFHGNTAFSQNKLKGVFKETSQNSWWRKIFGAPKLDKDKFSDDKNLLEEFYRNNGYRDVRILRDSLSYTADKKGVFLDIFLEEGRKYSIRNITWSGNTKDFATTAILNNNFRIKKGDVYNARMIQERLNYSQDNSDISSLYLDRGYLAFNAKLDEKVVKPDSVDLAISLREGEQFQLNTVNIKGNSKTKDHVIRRELYTIPGDMFSRSNVVRSIRELNMLNYFEPDRISPDVQQNPENNTVDLTYNVTEKQTDTFNASVGYGNTGFTGALGVTFNNFSLKDIFNPQAYNPLPHGDGQKLGLQWQFGSYNYNTLSLSFSEPWAFGGPTNVGFSAFKTHSAYDYTDDSVDNPTVIDQLGTTLSVGRRLTWPDDYFSINWKLKYLNSKGGFLSFIDLPADAPTEANEYSITQTFGRNSIDSPIYPRKGSKNIFTAQLAGGPLPGSVDFYKLSVNSSWFFPISKKLVLNLSSQHGYLSTFSDSDYIPYTEYFYMGGSGMSNLPTIPLRGYDDRSLGSPLGSTSSSSTLYAGKIYSKFSSEVRYPITMSQSVSIYGLAFVEAGNLWRSKGEVNFSDLKKSAGLGLRLYLPVIGQIGLDYGYGFDAVKSIPAKTKQGWGLLFSFGTANE
- a CDS encoding electron transfer flavoprotein subunit alpha/FixB family protein, with amino-acid sequence MTRFLVFLEQREGVLKKSSIDAWNRVQEIAALSAGAMVTGLIAGPVDRQPIGDLLAGDGVVYHANEELLRPYRQEFYTRLVTSLIKQESISALFFADSSLSRDLAPRLSVLLKASLLSGDLLFNRQGHPDGSFRPVYSGLATASFLPQRNITIYNLSPSRGMVTRSSADGTIQVLPIELHQQSSDNLLAEVRRIVLRQNSLDIAEAGIIVAGGRGMGSSAGFALLEELAALLGGAVGASRFAVDEGWRPHAEQIGQTGKTVAPQLYFACGVSGAPQHLAGVASSAIVVAINSDHDAPVFQVADFGIVGDVHLVLPKLIEALKEFLKKK
- the rpsT gene encoding 30S ribosomal protein S20; this encodes MPLHKSAEKRLRQSERRNARNRARKKELKVLVKNMQKLIDTRADKAEVEVAYRSAVQKLDRLGVKNYIHANKASRKKSQLTRLLNSYGKAE
- the glmM gene encoding phosphoglucosamine mutase, which translates into the protein MSLMISVSGIRGIVGESLTPKNLTAFAMAFASWILRRKDDRTKHPRIVIGRDTRPTGKAIGDLVSNVLVLCGCDVIDLDIATTPTVEIAVTSECADGGLIITASHNPVAWNALKMLNHLGEFLTATEVDELLAIADREQFCPAGWDHIGVITHDDRYDDLHIEKILQLSFVDTAAIAKEQFRVLVDCVEGAGYAVVPKLCKKLGMEHIVPVACGGSGLFPRNPEPIEENLSATIAGLKESGCDFAIVVDPDVDRLALICEDGTLFGEEYTLVACADFYLKQHRGAVANNLSSSRALRDIAGRYGVECYSGKVGEANVIEVMKEKSVVIGGEGNGGIILPELHYGRDALVGIALFVQAFTHWRTTNRNGTLSAFRKEFPDYVMSKQKTTLGKTDRSSLENILTDIALQYPEAESSALDGLKLDFASSWVHLRPSNTEPIIRIYSEAPSKEEAEALADKLKRDIEKRTQGHE
- a CDS encoding bifunctional folylpolyglutamate synthase/dihydrofolate synthase, with protein sequence MTYQDALDFLYPLHRFGIKPGLDVVRSLLDHLGSPERRLGLVIHIAGTNGKGTVAAALASIFQASGKKTALYTSPHLVDFSERMRINGEPIPGERVACYCSQLKERAADTPYTFFEATTAIAFAWFADEQVDVSIIETGMGGRLDATNILDPAYAVITSIGLDHTDWLGETRALIAEEKAAIIKKGCRVFTAVSDPEAFQPISWVAGLHEVLLFVAGQDAVWSVLCAEAGALQLDLRTASGYYPALKAPLSGSFHASNVALAVMVAEDAGVAPASIYAGLEQLLRTGYRARLEKIGVHPAVLLDVSHNSDGMRQTVNAIADFRSAYRAVHVILGLASDKDAVSVIRELTRLDCDFYPVNIPSERSVPAEQLALLCVDEGNEAKVFKTGGEALGYLREYSKPDDLILVTGSFYLAGEIIASGC
- the ruvA gene encoding Holliday junction branch migration protein RuvA; amino-acid sequence: MFAYFRGRLVSLLPEEAVVEVSGIAYRFLISASTSRQLPVPGSEVLLYSHLSVREDAHQLYGFLTEAERQMFRLLILTSGVGPKLALAVLSGLQVAEVYDAILANTPERLYGITGVGKKTAARIILELRDKILKLSPAGTIAAPAAQLSSRMRDDAINALVTLGFSRVTVQKAVDSILEKNSALSVEEVIKSALVSIHNS
- a CDS encoding outer membrane protein yields the protein MKKTYSLLIAALGFTLSAAPALAADRYVSIFGGASKINSGLLDTGLAATAALGCDYGSNRVEAEVGYQSNGYKANTDDVKVATLMGNGYFDFDLGGVDLYATGGLGVAEASTAFVGSSNTNLAYQFGAGLAAPIGDKVKLDARYRYFTTVDNPALSSNSILLGLRVSF
- a CDS encoding bifunctional nuclease family protein produces the protein MRKLQVDILGLSTSPHTNGAYALILYELEGKRKLPIIIGGFEAQAIALKLENIKPPRPFTHDLFKNIADAFHLHVNEIIIDELHNETFYAKVVCEVNGEVHEIDARPSDAIAIAVRFNAPLFVTEEIMNEAGIREEQKEEGEEEIPAEAEEEMPLVSSSLDARLDELQNALNEAISNENYEEAARLRDELSRLKSSS
- a CDS encoding electron transfer flavoprotein subunit beta/FixA family protein, encoding MNIAVCLCQVPDSASVIGFADGALDRSRINEVMNPYDEYALEEAVCLKERIAGSLVTVFTVAPLSAKDMLRKALALGADRAVLVSAAEPSDPYFTALQLKSALMEFYEGILPDLVFCGKSSTDFQSAEVPSMLGALLGIASVSGVTSLNVSGEHLHLEREIEGGVEQIELHYPVVISAEKGLNQPRKTTVKAVMEARKKPIDLLAVSVDGAPLVLVSDFKALERKKVCRFAEDEKELVLLLSNECSLFSAD
- the rho gene encoding transcription termination factor Rho codes for the protein MSNNPVFKGLDINMLQKKKVFELHALAKEIGVTAAGLRKEELIFKIIEAQSQKNSDSESGNVMVNTGVLQVIPEGYGFLRSANYNYLSSPDDIYVSPSQIKRFNMRTGDTVSGQVRAPKEGERFFALLKINTIDGNDPEITRERPYFENLTPLFPRERLKLETKQSEYCGRIMDIFTPIGKGQRGLIVAQPKTGKTMLLQMIANAIIKNHPEVYLIVLLIDERPEEVTDMARSVPAEVVSSTFDEDPERHVLVADMVLEKAKRLVEVGRDVVVLLDSITRLARAHNTIIPHSGKILSGGIDANALTKPKRFFGAARNIEEGGSLTIIATALVDTGSRMDDVIFEEFKGTGNMELLLDRRLSERRIFPSIDILRSGTRKEELLFSQEELSRTWLLRKYLADKNPIECMEFMREKMADTKDNKDFFKYMNA